In Fusarium oxysporum Fo47 chromosome XII, complete sequence, one DNA window encodes the following:
- a CDS encoding D-isomer specific 2-hydroxyacid dehydrogenase has protein sequence MADSKPRVYVLDPYHPDAIAALQQSSDINVVLPTDPNKNKYVENATAVMLRSETRLGANELAKCKKLKYIVKQGVGVDNIDLKAAAAAGIKVYNTPGLNGEAVAELTLALALTLSRRVAEIDRRTRNGEAIVRSQTLGKSLFKKNLGVVGMGNVGFAVAKKWVGAMEGNIVAYDPFSDGKQWLSTFGESRFRQVSTLHDLLHASDVITLHLPLTQDTENIISTAEFNAMKDGAILLNCARGGIVDEDALLTALKSGKLFGAGLDAMVVEPPTAEAYPELLALPNVVLTPHVGASTVENQSQSGMAVAEIAMALLRGEEKGNRVA, from the coding sequence ATGGCTGACTCCAAACCAAGGGTCTACGTCTTGGACCCCTACCATCCAGACGCCATCGCGGCCCTGCAACAATCATCCGACATCAATGTCGTCCTCCCAACAGACCCAAACAAGAATAAATATGTTGAAAATGCCACTGCAGTCATGCTCCGCAGCGAGACTCGCCTAGGCGCAAATGAACTCGCCAAATGCAAGAAGCTGAAATACATCGTCAAGCAAGGCGTTGGCGTCGACAACATCGATCTCAAAGCAGCAGCTGCAGCGGGTATCAAAGTGTACAATACCCCGGGTCTGAATGGAGAAGCAGTTGCTGAGCTCACACTTGCATTGGCTTTGACGCTGTCACGACGTGTTGCTGAGATTGACCGTCGGACGAGAAATGGGGAGGCGATTGTGAGGAGTCAGACGCTGGGAAAgagcttgttcaagaagaacttgggAGTTGTTGGAATGGGGAATGTTGGGTTCGCTGTTGCTAAGAAGTGGGTTGGAGCTATGGAGGGCAATATCGTCGCTTATGATCCCTTCTCTGATGGAAAGCAGTGGCTTAGCACTTTTGGAGAAAGCAGATTTCGCCAGGTCTCAACACTTCATGATCTTCTGCACGCATCAGATGTCATAactcttcatcttcctctcaCCCAGGACACTGAGAACATCATCTCAACCGCAGAGTTCAACGCCATGAAAGATGGTGCAATTCTGCTCAACTGCGCCCGAGGTGGAATCGTTGACGAGGATGCACTGTTAACTGCACTGAAAAGCGGAAAGCTATTTGGTGCTGGTCTTGATGCCATGGTGGTTGAGCCTCCGACTGCTGAGGCATACCCTGAGTTGCTGGCGTTGCCGAACGTTGTCTTGACGCCGCATGTTGGAGCTTCGACAGTTGAGAATCAGAGTCAGAGTGGTATGGCGGTTGCGGAGATTGCGATGGCGCTCTTAAGAGGGGAGGAGAAAGGGAATAGAGTAGCTTAG
- a CDS encoding ribonuclease E inhibitor RraA/Dimethylmenaquinone methyltransferase → MASSDLSLAEKLRSYSTCDVSDALLKVGVPHGGFLPNLSMWSPLRQEGDRQLIGPAYTVKFVRNTQTNAPKLKEHYIDTIPKDHVVFISAPHGIFNAVYGGLMSTRAKYSGAVGTVVDGTFRDLQDHRKLDYPVFARNVGTPSFYEVARPSEVNVPVKLQDPALDVTINPGDIIFGDLNGVVCVPKEVLSKIVEILPGQVEADDNMAGDIAQGKTFTAAKKEYR, encoded by the exons ATGGCATCTTCAGACCTTTCGCTGGCCGAAAAGCTTCGCTCCTATTCCAC ATGCGATGTATCAGACGCATTGCTCAAAGTGGGCGTTCCTCATGGCGGTTTTCTTCCCAACTTGAGCATGTGGTCACCTCTACGACAAGAGGGTGATAGACAGCTCATTGGACCTGCATACACTGTCAAGTTTGTCCGCAACACTCAGACCAACGCACCAAAGCTCAAGGAGCATTAT ATTGATACTATCCCAAAAGATCACGTTGTCTTTATCTCAGCGCCCCATGGTATCTTCAACGCTGTATATGGTGGTCTGATGAGCACCCGTGCCAAGTACTCTGGAGCCGTCGGCACGGTTGTCGACGGTACTTTTCGAGATTTGCAGGATCATCGCAAATTAGACTATCCA GTCTTCGCTCGCAATGTCGGTACGCCGAGCTTCTATGAGGTTGCTCGCCCCAGTGAG GTTAATGTGCCTGTGAAGTTACAGGATCCTGCTCTTGATGTGACTATCAATCCGGGCGATATCATATTTGGGGATCTAAATGGGGTTGTTTGCGTACCCAAGGAAGTGCTATCCAAGATTGTGGAGATCTTGCCAGGGcaggttgaggctgatgacAACATGGCGGGGGATATCGCTCAGGGCAAGACGTTCACAGCTGCAAAGAAAGAGTATCGTTGA
- a CDS encoding CHAT domain-containing protein, which translates to MKLHPMEPEPIKDDVLSHLRRCKVFHFAGHGCTDTADPSKSQLYLKDWETNPLTVAILLELNLHQEGPFLAYLSACGTGQIKSQRLFDEGIHLISACQLAGFRHVIGTLWEVNDQSCVDMAAIIYEEMLRGDMSDESVCRGVHVATKAKRDQWLDDTNAANKTCDSVRDRENEVHGKEDDGGRDIISLEEDDDQGLPGVGNGPLHWVPYVHFGA; encoded by the coding sequence ATGAAGCTACATCCTATGGAGCCTGAACCCATCAAAGACGATGTGCTGTCACATCTACGAAGGTGCAAGGTCTTCCACTTTGCAGGGCACGGATGCACTGATACAGCTGATCCTTCCAAAAGCCAGCTTTATCTGAAGGACTGGGAAACAAATCCCCTTACAGTCGCAATCCTCCTCGAACTCAACCTACATCAAGAGGGTCCGTTTCTTGCCTATTTATCTGCCTGCGGTACAGGTCAGATCAAAAGCCAACGGTTGTTCGATGAGGGCATCCACCTTATCAGCGCATGTCAACTAGCAGGTTTCCGACATGTCATAGGGACATTATGGGAGGTGAATGATCAATCTTGTGTTGACATGGCTGCTATCATATACGAGGAAATGCTCAGGGGAGACATGTCGGATGAGTCGGTGTGTCGTGGTGTTCATGTTGCTACGAAAGCGAAAAGAGACCAATGGCTTGACGATACCAATGCAGCCAATAAGACCTGTGATTCGGTGCGGGATCGCGAAAACGAGGTACACGGTAAGGAGGATGATGGAGGAAGGGATATCATCTCTctcgaggaagacgatgatcaAGGTCTTCCAGGTGTGGGGAATGGTCCATTACATTGGGTTCCATATGTGCATTTTGGTGCATGA